The window CGCCCACAGCGCCTCGCCCCGGAACCCCAGCGTCGTCACGCCCTCCACCGACCGCGCCTGCGGGGACAGCTTGCTCGTCGCGTGCCGCAGCGGCGCCAACCCCACCGACCCCGCCGGGATACCCCCCCCGTTGTCCCGCACCCGCACCAGCCGCAGGCCCCCGCCGTCCACCTCGACCTCGACTCGGGTCGCCCCGGCGTCCAGCGCGTTGTCCACCAGTTCCCGCACCACGTCCAGCGGACGCGACACCACCTCACCCGCCGCGATCAGACGCGCCACATGAGCCGGAAGAACATGGATATCAGGCGAGGTCACCCGGTCAGGGTAGCGGGTCCACCACGCGCCCTTGCTGCCTCAGGTCGCCATCTGCCGCACCCGGAACGGCGGTCAGCAGGGCGTGCAGGGCCGACGGGACAGCGCCAGGGGAGAGGTGGCCCAGCAGGACGAGCTGCGCGAGGCCGTGCACGGTGCCCCACAGCGCTGCCGCGAGCGCCTGCGGCTGGTCGCTGCGCAGCTGCCCGGCGTGCAGGGCCTCGCGGATCAGGCCGTCCAGCAGCGCATGGTTCCGTTCGATCAGCGGGGCCAGCGGCGAGGGACGATCCGGTGGGCAGATCTCCGGTTCGAAGATCAACGTGAACGCCTGCGGGTGCTGCGCGGCGTACGCGACGTAGGCCGCCCCGACGCCC of the Deinococcus sedimenti genome contains:
- a CDS encoding TetR/AcrR family transcriptional regulator yields the protein MSSSVSVARAYHHGDLRAALLAAARDLLRTQPARSLSLREVARRAGVSHAAPAHHFGDRQGLLVALALDCMTEFVSAQEQAAAGSGPLENLLGVGAAYVAYAAQHPQAFTLIFEPEICPPDRPSPLAPLIERNHALLDGLIREALHAGQLRSDQPQALAAALWGTVHGLAQLVLLGHLSPGAVPSALHALLTAVPGAADGDLRQQGRVVDPLP